A genomic stretch from Aedes albopictus strain Foshan chromosome 2, AalbF5, whole genome shotgun sequence includes:
- the LOC109406565 gene encoding eclosion hormone, which produces MNSKANLFLILVVICAAALVDHVQSNPAVDLFGGYEIISVCMTNCAQCKRMYGTFFNGQLCAEACLEFKGKIVPDCEDIGSIAGFLNRAELKKFA; this is translated from the exons ATGAACTCCAAAGCAAATTTATTTCTCATTCTGGTGGTAATCTGTGCTGCTGCTCTCGTCGACCATGTACAATCAAACCCGGCCGTTG ATCTCTTCGGTGGGTACGAAATCATCTCCGTGTGCATGACCAACTGTGCCCAGTGCAAACGCATGTACGGAACATTCTTCAACGGGCAGCTGTGTGCCGAGGCGTGTCTCGAGTTCAAAGGCAAGATTGTACCCGATTGTGAGGATATTGGATCGATTGCCGGCTTTCTAAATCGGGCCGAGTTGAAAAAGTTTGCCTAA